A single window of Populus nigra chromosome 17, ddPopNigr1.1, whole genome shotgun sequence DNA harbors:
- the LOC133677027 gene encoding uncharacterized protein LOC133677027, producing the protein MKMMEMHRFSIQDQDLSHSGMKAGVRNNGVIGDDLLVPRSLLVSKSGILKSQLVKDVDTDLLQPEAQYSAPKPPPFKFHTAGGRSFSVSIEALKRARSLLGDPDIGAFLNEGDAFDMGLSVFEDIIFDEASSN; encoded by the exons ATGAAGATGATGGAAATGCACCGATTTTCCATACAGGATCAG GATTTATCACATTCAGGGATGAAGGCCGGTGTGAGAAATAATGGGGTTATTGGTGATGATCTGCTAGTTCCCAGGTCTCTTTTAGTTTCCAAGTCTGGTATATTAAAAAGCCAATTGGTAAAGGATGTCGATACAGACTTGTTGCAACCTGAAGCACAATATTCTGCTCCCAAACCACCACCATTTAAATTCCACACTGCTGGTGGAAGATCCTTTTCCGTTTCCATTGAGGCATTGAAACGTGCAAGGAGTCTTCTTGGTGACCCAGACATAGGAGCTTTCTTAAATGAGGGGGATGCATTTGATATGGGTCTCTCagtttttgaagatattatatTTGATGAGGCTTCATCAAACTAG
- the LOC133676653 gene encoding protein trichome birefringence-like 35 yields MMQRWHRKKSHFPLVAFIFLGIIVCSILYNESSIQQVHEEDPSNQGPNHQQHATTVTYVKPNLGTHSNFAPVLLDRFSRCNSTSEYSGKRIRWGDSKVEKGRRKSLESCDVFAGKWVFDSESYPLYNESDCPYMSDQLACHKHGRSDLGYQHWRWQPHDCNLKRWNVTEIWEKLRGKRLMFVGDSLNRGQWISMVCLLQSVIPADKRSMSPNAPLTIFRAEEYNATIEFLWAPLLVDSNSDDPVNHRLDERIMRPDSVLKHSSKWEHADILVFNSYLWWRQGPVKLLWSAEENGACEELDGLGAMELAMGAWADWVASKVDPQKKRVFFVTMSPTHLWSREWEPGSIGNCYSEKMPIDWEGYWGSGSDMPTMRMVEKVLGRLGSKVSVLNITQLSEYRKDGHPSIYRKFWETLSPEQLSNPKSYSDCIHWCLPGVPDVWNELLFHLL; encoded by the exons ATGATGCAGAGATGGCATAGAAAAAAATCCCATTTTCCTTTAGtagcatttatttttcttggtattATCGTTTGTTCAATTCTTTACAATGAAAGTAGCATTCAGCAGGTCCACGAAGAAGACCCATCAAACCAAGGTCCTAACCATCAACAACATGCCACCACAGTAACTTACGTTAAGCCAAATCTTGGTACCCACTCAAATTTTGCACCAG tgCTTTTGGATAGGTTTAGTAGATGTAACTCAACTAGTGAGTACAGTGGCAAGAGGATCAGATGGGGTGACTCGAAAGTGGAAAAGGGGAGGAGAAAGAGCTTGGAAAGTTGTGATGTTTTTGCAGGCAAATGGGTGTTTGATAGTGAGTCATATCCGCTTTACAATGAGTCTGATTGTCCTTACATGTCTGATCAATTGGCGTGTCATAAGCATGGAAGGTCTGATTTGGGGTATCAGCATTGGAGGTGGCAACCTCATGATTGCAACTTGAAGAG ATGGAATGTGACTGAAATATGGGAGAAGTTGAGAGGGAAGAGGCTAATGTTTGTGGGGGATTCGCTAAATAGAGGGCAGTGGATATCAATGGTGTGTTTGTTACAGTCAGTAATTCCAGCAGATAAGAGATCCATGTCACCAAATGCCCCTCTTACCATTTTCAGGGCAGAG gaaTACAATGCCACTATCGAATTTCTCTGGGCCCCTCTTCTTGTTGATTCTAATTCTGATGACCCAGTGAATCACAGATTGGATGAACGGATAATGCGCCCAGATTCAGTTCTAAAGCATTCATCAAAGTGGGAGCATGCAGACATACTAGTTTTCAACTCGTACTTGTGGTGGAGACAAGGCCCTGTTAAGCTTTT ATGGAGTGCTGAAGAGAATGGAGCTTGTGAAGAATTAGACGGGTTAGGAGCTATGGAGTTGGCTATGGGGGCCTGGGCTGACTGGGTGGCTTCTAAAGTTGATCCCCAGAAGAAACGAGTCTTCTTTGTTACCATGTCTCCAACACATCTCTG GAGCCGTGAATGGGAGCCTGGAAGTATTGGAAATTGCTATAGTGAGAAGATGCCAATTGATTGGGAGGGGTACTGGGGAAGTGGTTCTGATATGCCTACAATGCGCATGGTGGAAAAGGTTCTTGGCAGATTGGGATCGAAGGTTTCAGTTCTCAATATTACACAGCTTTCAGAGTATCGTAAAGATGGCCACCCTTCAATCTATCGAAAATTCTGGGAGACATTGAGCCCTGAACAATTATCGAACCCAAAATCTTACTCTGATTGTATACATTGGTGCTTGCCTGGTGTGCCTGATGTCTGGAACGAATTACTGTTCCATTTGTTGTAA